From the Jilunia laotingensis genome, the window TATTAAAGTATGCATCTGCAAAATCACGATTCAATTCTATGGCCTTGTCGTAATCGACCAATGCCGCACGATAATCTTTGAGCATAGCCTGTACATTGCCACGGTTATAATATGCATATACAAAATCCGGTGCCAAAGTTATCACTCGATCCAAATCAGCTTTTACAACGTCATAATCTACAGCTGTGATTTCTTTTTGAGAAGTGTCACCTCCCTGTTTTGCTGCGGCCACTTCCTCCGCTTTCTGATACTCTAACTGTTTATAGCGCACTAAAGATCTCATAAAATATGCAGGAAAGAATGTATCATCAAGTAAAATAGCCTTAGTCAGATCTTCTATAGAGCTTGTAAAATCTTGTACCAAATAGAAATCAAGCGCACGTGCAAAACGTTTGGAGGCACTTCTATCATCTTCCACTATTGCCGAAGTATGAGCATCAATCAATGCAAAATGGAACTTGACCTGTTCTTCTGTCAACGGTGCTTCCATATCAGTGATAAGTAAACGTTTCGGATATACTTTGGATTGATTTAATTCGTCAATGAATTTGTGAAAATTCACGAAACGTTTTACATCGCTTGCTTTCTCATAGTAAGTGAGAGCAAACATCGGTTCCAACTGAATATTTACATTCCTATCCTGTACCCTACCTCGATAATCACTCTTATACTGACGCTCCTGCTCCGAATCATCCGCAATCACTATCTTACGATAGTTATTCATATTTTTATCCGATTTTTTTCGAGTCTTACTGCCATCCTCCTCTTCACCTTCCTCCACATTCTGAGCGACATCTTTAGTCGTAACACCATTTTGACGATCTAGTTGTGCTTTCATTAATTTGAAATCATCCATCTCAGCACCTTTTTTATCTCCGATTTTCTTACGGGCTTCAGCACGATGATAATATCCGGCCAAGAAATTAGGATATTGGTCGATCACTGTTGTATAGTCCTTTATAGCTCCCCGATAATCTCCGGTTTGGGCACGTAGCAAACCACGATTAAAAGTAGCCATCATATTATCCGGTTCTATCTCAAGTACAAAATCAAAATCTTCAATCGCACGGTTATCATCACCAACCTGCGCTCGCAACAAACCACGATTATAATGTCCGATAAAGTTGTTAGGATCAATATCCAGTGCCAAATCATAATCACTCATAGCACCTCTCAGATTATTCTGGTGGAACCGAGCTAACGCACGATTTATATAATTACCCGCATTCCGGGCGCTTAAACGTATTGCATGATTAAAATCAGACTCGGCTTCCGCATACTTACTTTGCTGAAGCTGAACAATAGCCCGGGAAGCCCAAGCATCCGGATCGTATTTATCCATCTCAATAGCAGTATTAAAGTCTTTCAACGCCCTGATAGTATCTTGCTGTTTTAAGGCAACCTCTCCACGCATTAGATAAGCACGTGTATATTTGGGTGCCACCTTAAGCATGGTTTCCAAATTTTCTTCCGCTTCCTTATAATCCTTTTTCTGGATATAACATAAAACAAGATTATGCAAAAGAGTTATATTTTCTGGTGCATAGTGTAATGCCTTTTTATAATCCTCGATGGCACCGTCATATTTATTCTGACGGATACGCGCCAATCCACGAATCTGATAAGCCCCAACTACAAAAGGATTTCGCTCGATAGCTTTATCACAATCAGCTTCAGCACCCTGAAAATCATCCAAATTTATTTTTGCCAACCCCCGAAAAAAATAAGGCTCATATAAATATGGTTTCGCATTAATTACCTGATTGAAGTATTGAATAGAAAGTACATAATCTTCAAAATAAAGTGCATTACGGGCGATCATCATCACCCGCTCTGTATTTATCTGAGCATATACCAATGTAGGAAGTAGCAATAGTGCCACTAATATTTTTTTTATCATTAGCCTTAAGATACTTATTAAGCGAAACAAAAGTAATGCTTTTAGTCTATTCTACAGGGATATCAATCAACTTTTTATATTTTTTGAGCATTTGATCATGTAGATTAGACTATTAAACAATTTACGATTGAGGAATTTCTTTTTTAATTTAATTCATTCCCCAATCGTAAGACTCAAAATATCAAATTGTAAATTATATCACTTCACTTGTTTCATTTTATAAGAGCTACGGGCTTTGCCTTTCAACATTGCATTCAGCTTTCCCTTTATCATCTGTTTCCGTAACGGAGAAATATGATCGATAAACATTTTACCATCCAAGTGATCAAATTCATGTTGCATGACGCGTGCAAGATATCCTTCCACCACTTCGTCATGTTCAACAAAATTCTCATCCATGTATTTCACTCTTATACGCCCTCCACGTTTAACTGTTTCGTGAATGCCAGGCAAACTAAGGCATCCCTCCTCCATCGAAACTTCTTCACCACCAACTTCAATAATGTGCGGATTAATATACGCCCGATTAAAATCTTTAAATTCCGGAAACTCATCAGATATCGGGTCTAAAGTAATCGTTACAACACGAATTGGAAGTCCGATCTGAGGTGCGGCAAGCCCTACGCCATCGGCATGCACCATGGTTTCAAACATGTTAGCAATCAAATCTTTCAATCCAGGATAATCAGATGGTATATCTTCGGCCACTTTCCTAAGAACCGGCTGGCCATATGTGTAAATTGGTAAAATCATATTTTGTTATTCCTTATAATTATATTAAACAATTTATCCGTTTATATTAAAACGCTTACTTTCAAGATATGTTTGCAAGATGATAGTCGCACTGATTTCATCTACTAAAGCTTTATTCTGACGATCTTTCTTTTTTAGTCCGGCTTCAAGCATCGTACGATGCGCCAATACGGATGTAAAACGTTCGTCAACAAACTCAACAGACATTTCCGGAAGACGTTTCTTCAAATTCCTGACAAATGGTTCGATATACTTCATACTCTCAGAAACTTCATTATTCATTTGCTTAGGCAAACCAATTATGATACGTTCTACAGATTCTCTACGTGTATAATCAATGATGAAATCTAACAATTCATGTGTAGACACTGTTGCCAAACCATTTGCGATAATCTGCATTACATCGCTAACAGCCAGCCCCGTTCGTTTTCTACCGTAATCAATAGCTAATATCCTACTCATAATCGGGCACAAAAATACGATTAATATTTCGAATAAAGCTCATTATAATATAAAAAAGGCGTCTTTATTCAAGACGCCTTTTCTGCATTCAGAGCAAATACTCTGTAGAACCCCTATTTTATTCCAGAATCACTACACGGTTCAGGAAGTTCTTGCCGAACATGTTCGCAGTACCACCAAAACCGATGAGTTCGAGCTGATCTTTGTTCACACCTTCTTTTACGAGGGCATCGTAAACAGCCTGAGCGCGTTCTTCAGAAAGTTTCTGGTTCCATTTAGCACTACCGGTTGCTTCGTCGCAATATCCGGCTACCTTGTACTTCTTATCCGGATTAGCTTTCAATATCTTGGCAGCCAGTTGGATGTTAACCATGCCGTAATCATCGATCTTGGCACTTCCGATCTTGAAGAAGATAGCACGAGGACCGGCAACTTCAATTTCCTTAACAACCTCCTTTGTCACAGGCTTAACATTTGCCAGAGCGTTCTTGGCGTCTGCCAGGTCGGTCTGGGCCTGAGCCAATTCATCACGGTACTTGTTCAATTCATCGTTGATGGCGTTCTGATCTACCTTTCCGCCCGATACGAACTTCTTGCCACCGAATGTGTAAGTGACACCGGCTGTCAAGTGGATATAACCGTCAGTCTTTCCGCTGCTGTATGCGCCCAAGATAGATGGAGTCACCTGTCCGCGAGCTTCTAAGTCGATGGCAAGATACTCGTTCACA encodes:
- a CDS encoding tetratricopeptide repeat protein → MIKKILVALLLLPTLVYAQINTERVMMIARNALYFEDYVLSIQYFNQVINAKPYLYEPYFFRGLAKINLDDFQGAEADCDKAIERNPFVVGAYQIRGLARIRQNKYDGAIEDYKKALHYAPENITLLHNLVLCYIQKKDYKEAEENLETMLKVAPKYTRAYLMRGEVALKQQDTIRALKDFNTAIEMDKYDPDAWASRAIVQLQQSKYAEAESDFNHAIRLSARNAGNYINRALARFHQNNLRGAMSDYDLALDIDPNNFIGHYNRGLLRAQVGDDNRAIEDFDFVLEIEPDNMMATFNRGLLRAQTGDYRGAIKDYTTVIDQYPNFLAGYYHRAEARKKIGDKKGAEMDDFKLMKAQLDRQNGVTTKDVAQNVEEGEEEDGSKTRKKSDKNMNNYRKIVIADDSEQERQYKSDYRGRVQDRNVNIQLEPMFALTYYEKASDVKRFVNFHKFIDELNQSKVYPKRLLITDMEAPLTEEQVKFHFALIDAHTSAIVEDDRSASKRFARALDFYLVQDFTSSIEDLTKAILLDDTFFPAYFMRSLVRYKQLEYQKAEEVAAAKQGGDTSQKEITAVDYDVVKADLDRVITLAPDFVYAYYNRGNVQAMLKDYRAALVDYDKAIELNRDFADAYFNRGLTHIFLGNNKQGITDLSKAGELGIVSAYNIIKRFTDQPE
- the def gene encoding peptide deformylase, producing the protein MILPIYTYGQPVLRKVAEDIPSDYPGLKDLIANMFETMVHADGVGLAAPQIGLPIRVVTITLDPISDEFPEFKDFNRAYINPHIIEVGGEEVSMEEGCLSLPGIHETVKRGGRIRVKYMDENFVEHDEVVEGYLARVMQHEFDHLDGKMFIDHISPLRKQMIKGKLNAMLKGKARSSYKMKQVK
- the ruvX gene encoding Holliday junction resolvase RuvX → MSRILAIDYGRKRTGLAVSDVMQIIANGLATVSTHELLDFIIDYTRRESVERIIIGLPKQMNNEVSESMKYIEPFVRNLKKRLPEMSVEFVDERFTSVLAHRTMLEAGLKKKDRQNKALVDEISATIILQTYLESKRFNING
- a CDS encoding OmpA family protein; this translates as MKSKLVILSLLLAGTAASASAQDKEKFYSESWKDNIFISVGAGVQGTTNPDSKFGKNLTPLINVSVGKFINPIWGFRGQVYGWKSKMTTDYPFAAINGPEVKREENYVGVNLDGMMNLTNLFCGYKPGRVFELNFFVGPSMNIVKNYGGWNAVYKEVKSEVGGKTVINDVLQPEGVGGTNPKNHDFRCLVGASLGLGAKFNVNEYLAIDLEARGQVTPSILGAYSSGKTDGYIHLTAGVTYTFGGKKFVSGGKVDQNAINDELNKYRDELAQAQTDLADAKNALANVKPVTKEVVKEIEVAGPRAIFFKIGSAKIDDYGMVNIQLAAKILKANPDKKYKVAGYCDEATGSAKWNQKLSEERAQAVYDALVKEGVNKDQLELIGFGGTANMFGKNFLNRVVILE